In the Dehalococcoidales bacterium genome, GCCTGGCCCTTTCCGCTTCCTCCTGCGCCCGGCGGGTCTCTTCCTGCGCCAGGAACATGGCCTGCTGGCTGGCTATTTTCATCGTTTCCGCTTCCTGTTTGGCCAAAGTGCTTTCTTCACGCGCTTTGGCGATGGCCTCATAGGCCGACTTCTTTACCGCTTCCACGTCCTCCCTTATCTTCCTCACCTCCCCGAAGAACAGGTCGTAGGCCTGCTTTTCCGCCACCACCATGGCTTCCTGCATCTTCTTGCGCGCCATCTCCGTGGCCTCCTGCGCCTGTTTGGTCTCCAGCGCGGCGCGGTCGATGGCCCCCTGGCCCTGGCGACGGACGGCCGCCGCCTGTTCATTAACGGCTTTGGCTTCTTCCTGCACCTGCCTGACCGCCATCTGCACCTGCAATTTGGCCACTTTAAGCTCTTCCGCGTCTTTGCGGAGTTTTTCCTGGGTCAGGGAGATGGCTACCTGGGCGTGGCTGTTGGCCGCGGTCGTCTGCTCCCGGCTTTTCCTCACCTCTTCCTCCGCCTTCCGGACGACGGTATCGGCGGAGTCTTTAATCGTCTCTACTTCTTCCCGGGCCCTGGTGATTTCCGCCGCCACCTGGCTGAGCGCGGCCTGCTTTACCTGGCTGACGGTTAATTCCGCCGTCCGCCGCGCTATCTCCGCCTCGGCCAGCGATTTCCTGGCCGCTTCCTTGACCTCGTTCATCTCTTCCTGGGCGTGGTTGACCGTCACCCGCGCCGCCACTATCTCCGATTTGGCCTCCGCTATGATTTTTTCCGTCTTGAGCCTGGATTTGTCCTCGGTCAAATCATCGATAAGCTGGCGCAGCTGCGGGCTTTGACGCATCACCACCCGGTAAAACTCTTCACGGGTCTCCGTGTCGTACTCGCCGGAGCCGAAGATTGACTTGCCCAGGCCAGCCACCCCCAGCGGAAAGCTGTCGTTATTCAGCACTTTTTCAGATACGGACTTCTTCATTTTCCCGTCCGCGAAAAGGCTGTCCTGGCCGCTTTCCTTTTTGTCCTTTACCCTGGATTTCCTGGTGGCGTCCAGGGCGGTCTGGATGGCGTCGTCCAGGTCCTTGACCATCTTCTCCGCCTTTTTTTCGGAGACCTGGCTTTCCCGGTAAAACCGGCTGATGGCCCCCATGGCCGCCTCCTTAGCGTCCACCGCGTTCTGCTGGGCCCGCAGCAGCAGCTGCTGCGAGTCGCTTATATAGGCGGTCTCCGGGCGCTCGCGGGCGGTCTGGTCTCCCGGCGTCCCGCTGAAGTTATTACCGTTTTGTTTGGCCGTTGCATCTATTGTCATAGGCTAACCACTCTTGTCTCACCTGCCCGGTGAATAATGTTACCTCGCGGTCTGGAAAACGTTGCCGCTGGCGTTGCAGGTATAGGTCTCACCGGTGTACTCTGCCCGCAGGTATCACGGGAAAAGCGGGTGCGAGGCGCTGGTGCGGTAATATGTTTTGTCATTAATGCTTACCGGCATTTGACTACTCCCCCGTATGCGGGACAAATGATACCGTTTGCCATAACTTGACATGGCGTGATATGGGTTTATGCTTATGATAGGTGTTTGCCCGCCGGTCTGACAGTAAGGTTTCACCGAATTTTATTAGGGTAAACACCTATATTTCCTGGAGCGTTACTGGTAAGTCGCGCCTGCCGGTATCTGTAAAGTCTCCGCCCGGCCGCCCGGTTTTTGTCTTGCCTTCAATGAGCAGATACGGTATGATACTTTTACCTGCTCCTTGAAGTCCTGCCGTTAGCCCAACGGCTGTATTATGCAAAACCGCGACGGAAGGAGAAACGGCCATGCCGGGCAACAAGCTGATGCAAATCGTGGCGGCGCAAAGCACGCCGGAAAAGGATGCGGCTTTCGATAAATGGTACACGGAGAAGCATGTCCCCATGCTCTTCGGCTTCGCGGGCGTCAAGCAGGCCAGCCGCTACCGGCTCAAGGACGGCGGGGATTCATGCTCCCGCTACCTGACCATCTATGAGTTCGAGAGTGAAAAAGCCCTGGCGGATTTCCCCAAAAGCCCCGCCTTCGCCGCCGCCGTCGCGGACTATGAAAACGTTAAGGAAGAGGTCGGCTTCACCATGAAGTGGGCCGGCGTCTATGAGCTTATCCGGTCCTGGGAAAGGTGATTCCCCGCCCCCGGCGGGAATATTTTAAAGGAGAAAAAGATGGCCGGTAAAAACTATGATAAATATTTCCTCAAGGAACCCATGGCCAGGTCCATGTTTAAGGAAATTACCGCCCCGCAGATTCTGATGCTGGGCGATACCAACTTTGAGGGGGCCTACTTTTCCATGGGCTGGTCCTATGTCACCGAGCCTTTCCTGATGGTGGACGAGCCGCACTTCCACGACTACGAGCAGTATATCGGCTTCGTGGGGGGCGACCTGAACGACATGAAAGAGTTCGATGCCGAAATTGAGCTGTACATGGGCGACGAGGGCACGAAAAACATCATCAATTGCACCACCTTCGTCTGGGTGCCCAAGGGGCTGGTGCACGGGCCGCTCAAAATCACCCGCGTCACCAGGCCGTTCCTCTTCGTGGATATCGTGCTCGGCCCCAAACCGGACTACCGCCGCAAGCCGGCCAATACCAAAGCCTGATTTTAGTACGAGGTAAAGATGAAAACGCGTCCCAGGTGCCCCAACTGCGGGCAGGAAGCCTTCGGCGCGGTGTGCCGCTGGTGCCGCCAGCCGCTGCCTTCCGCCGCCGCTCCGGAGCCGACAGAAAAAAAGGAACCTGAAAAGAAAGATGCGCCGCTGCCGCCGTTCCAGGCCATCGACCGCCTGGCGCGTCTGCCCCGCGAAGCGCCTCCTCCCCCGGAAAAGAGCGAGGATAAGTCCGACCCCGGCATCGTGCTGCTGACCGATGCCCGCCAGCGCACCGCCCCGTCCGTCCGCGATATCGCCGCCCGGGCCCAATATGAGGCCGATATCCGGTCGCGCAAGCTGATGCAGGCCTCCCAGCAGAAAGCGGCCCAGATTATCCGCAACGCGGAGCATCAGGTGGCGGCGCTGCTCAAGAAAGTCCGGGCGGAAGCGGAAGACCAGGCCGCCGCCTATGTCAGTGAAGCCCGCCGCAAATCTCTGGAGATAATGGAAGCCGCGGAGCAGGCCGCCCGGGAAATGGTGGCCGGGGAAACGGTGGTAAAAGAGGCCGCCATCACCACGGCCAGGATGCTCAGTGATGCCCGTGAGAAAGCGGATGCCATTATCCGGGAAGCGGAAAAGAAAGCCAGGGAACTGCTGAAAAAACCGGCCCCCGCCCCACGCAAAAAGCCCTTAAAAAAGTAACGGGCGCGCCGCTTTGTACATTCCGTTCAAACCGTTCACCTTGTGATAATTTTGAGATTCACATAGCGGCTCAAGGTATGGACAATCGTAACTAACGGGAAATATAATATTAATTAACGATGTTTTCCAGATTTAGCCTTTTCGCTCACAAATACAAGTATTATATTCTGGCCGGCTGGGTTATCCTCGCCGCGCTGTTTTTTTTCTTCGCCCCCAGCCTGGAGGAGGTCGGCGTTACCGACCAGAGCCAGTTCCTGCCGGAAAAGACCGAGTCCGCCCACGTGCGCGACCTGCTGACTGCCAAGTTCCCCGCTTACTCGGAGACATCTTCCAGCACCGCCATTATCGTGGTCTATAACGAAAACGGCCTCGGCCAGGCGGATGAAGCGCGGGCGAAAGATTTGCGGGACTGGCTTATTTCGGCGCAGAAGCCCGCGGCGGTGGAAAGCGTTGTCTCCGTGTACGATAATGCCGCCCTGCGTACCTCGCTGGTCAGCGCCGATAACACCACCATGATGCTGTACGTCGGCTTTAACACCACCGCCCTGGACGACTCCGCCAAGCAGGCCGTCAAAGAAATCCGCCAGCAGTTTACCCCGCAGGACGGCACCCGTTTCTACCTTACCGGCAGCGTCGGCTTTTTGCAGGACCTCTTCGAGTCCGTGAACAAGACCATCGCCCGCACCACCCAGGTCACCATTATCCTGGTCATTATCTTGCTGCTTATCGTCTACCGCTCCCCCATCGCGGCTTTCGTGCCGCTGCTGGCTATCGGGGCAAGCTATCTGGTTTCCCGCGGCATTATCGGCTTTATCGCGGATGCCGGCGTATCCGTCTCCACGGTGACGGATGTCTTCATGGTGGTCACCATGTTCGGGGTAGGCACGGATTACTGTCTCTTTATCATGTCCCGCTTCCGGGAAAACCTGGGTGAACAGGACCGGTCCAAGCGCATCGTATCTACCATGCAGCGCATCGGGCCTATTATCTTCGCCAGCGCCGTTACCGTGATTATCGCTTTCCTCTGTCTGAGCATCTCGCGCCTGGGCATGACCCGCTCCAGCGGCTGGGCGCTGGCCATCGGCATCACCATTACCTTAATCGCCGGGCTGACGCTGGTGCCCGCTTTGATGTCCATCTTCGGACGCTACCTCTTCTGGCCTTCGATGAAACCGCCCGCCCCCACCAAGCAAAGAAAATACGGCTGGGCGCAGATAGGCGGCTGGATCTCCCGCCACCCGCTATGGATAAGCATTCCCATTATCGTGCTGCTGGTCCTGCCCTATATCGCCATGCCGGACTTCACCCTGTCCGCCAACATCCTGACCCAGCTGCCCAAGGACGCCGAGGCCACTAAAGGGCTGAATACCATACGGGAGCACTTTGCCATGGGCGAGCTGTCCCCGCTGACGCTGCTGATAGAGTCGAAGGACGGCACTTTACTCGACGATGCCTCCCTCCGGGGCATCGAGGGCATGGCCGGTGCCTTGAGCGGTAACCAGGACCTCGCCCGGGTGGACACTTTCTCCGCCCCGGCCGCCCGGCTCAACGCTTCCGGGGGCCAGGTGCGCGCCCTGGGGGATACGATCACCCCGGCGCAGTTTGACGCCGGCGGCTTTAGCTCGCTGACATCCATCTCCGATTCTTTGCAGGCGCTGGCCTTGCAGTACCAGGGCATCACCCGGAGCCCCGCCTTTACCGCCGCCATGACGGACCTGGCCACCGTTACCCCCCTCCTCAACCAGGTAGGCGCCGCCGCGCCCGCGGAAGTTCCCGCCCTGCTTTCCCAGCTCCAGGGGGTGGTCTATGACCTCGCCGACTCTCTAACAACCCTGGGCGGCGAGTTCGAGCTCCAGGGCAGCGGCCCGTTTGTCGATTGGCTGAAAGCCGCCTATTTCTCCGCCGACGGCACGGTGGCCAAAATCGGTCTGGTCCTCAATATCGACCCCTATTCGGACGCCGCCTCTGAAATGGTGCCGTCCATAAGGGAATCGGTGGCCGCCGCCGTGGCCGCCTCCACCCTGGAAAACGTTAATTACTACGTGGGCGGAGACACCGCCGTTTACGCGGATATGCTCCAGACCAGCGAGACGGACTTTACCCTTGTGATTGTAGTCACCACCATCGGCATCCTGCTGGTTATCATTATCCTGCTGCGCAGCATCCTGGCGCCGCTTTACATGGTGGCCACGGTGCTCTTTAACTACGGCGCCGCGCTGGGCATTACCTCCTGGATTTTGCAGGACATCTTTCATTACGCCAACCTCATCAACATGCTGCCGGTGATTGTCTTCGTCTTGCTGGCGGCGGTGGGGGCGGACTATAATATTTTCCTGGTATCGCGTATCCGCGAAGAAGCGGAGACCAAGCCTATCAAGGAAGCCGTCCACGAGGCGGTGGCCCATACCGGCGGCGTTATCACCTCCTGCGGCGTTATTCTGACCGGCACCTTCGCCACCCTGATGATTTCCTCCTTCCCCATGGTGCTGGAAATCGGCACGGCCATCGCCATCGGCGTGCTGCTGGATACCTTCGTGGTGCGGGCGCTGCTGGTGCCCTCGCTGGTAGCGCTATTGGGACGCTGGAGCTGGTGGCCTTCCCCGCTGTTCAAAAAGCTTAAGAAGGACTGATACCCCCCTTTTCCCCCACCAGCGCCCTCTCTCTGCCAACGGAGATAGTGCCGGGGAGAGAGGTCATATCCCTTCTCACCCTCTTCCCTGCTATTAACGCTAAACTATTACCCACCAGCGCCCTCTCTCTGCCAGCGGAGAGAGGGTCGGGGAGAGAGGTTATTCCCCTTTCCCCTTTCCCCTTTCCCCTTTCCCCTTCTCTTTACTCCCTCATCTAGCCATTCCCACGTGTAAATGCTATAATATCTCCAACTAACATGAACGCTGTTGAAGTCAATCACGTCTCCAAGTCCTACGCGGACAAAGTTGCCGTTTCAGACCTTTCCTTTTCCGTCGGCCAGGGTGAAATTTTCGGCTTAATCGGTCCTAACGGCGCCGGCAAGACCACCACCATCAGAATGATGATGGACATCATCAAGCCGGACTCCGGCGAGGTGAAAATCCTGGGCAAACAGCTGGACGAGGCCGCCAAGAACAGCCTGGGCTATCTGCCGGAGGAAAGAGGGCTTTATAAAAAACAGCGGGTGATGGACTCCATCGTTTACCTTGCCTCGCTCAAGGGCATGGACCCCGCTGATGCCGCGGCCAAAGCCTCCAAACTGCTGGCGCAGATGGATATGCTGGTCAACCAGCGCAAGAAAATTGATGAGCTGAGCAAGGGCATGAGCCAGATTATCCAGTTCATCGTGACCATTCTCCATGACCCGCCGCTGATAATCCTGGACGAGCCGTTCTCCGGCCTCGACCCCATTAACACGGAACTAATCAAGACCATGCTCATAGACCTGCGGAACCGGGGCAAGGCGGTGATCTTGAGCCTGCACCAGATGAACCAGGTGGAAGAGATGAGCGACCGCATTCTCATGGTGAACAAGGGCAAGGCCGTGCTTTACGGCGACCTGGCGGAAATCAAGTCCCGCTACCGCGCCAACGCCGTCCTGCTGGACTATGAGGGTGAGCTGGGAGAGCTGCCGGGCGTGACGGAAAAACGCCAGCACAAGGGCTATATCGAGCTGGTCCTGGATAACAGCGCCACCCCCAATCAGCTCCTGGAGCGTCTGGTGGCCAGCGGCATCACCATCAACCGCTTTGAAATTGCCACCCCTCCCCTCAATGAAATCTTCCTCAAGGTAGTGGGGGACGACCGTGAATAAAGCGCTGCTCATCTTCAAGCACGAGTTCCGTGCCATGCTGATGCGCAAGGGCTTTATCATCATGACCTTTATCGTGCCCCTTATCGCTCTGCTGGGCATCGTCGGCTACCAGATAGTCTCCCGCTCGGTCACGCCTTCGGAGGAAATTACCCGCATCGGCTACGTGGACGGCGTGGGCGGGTTCGACCAGTTTACCACCCAGGGAAAAATCGACCTGGTGCCTTTTGACGCCCCTGCCGACGCCAATAAAGCCATGGGCTTCGGGGACATCAAGGGGTATTTTGTCATTACGCCGGACTACCTCACCACCAGCTTTGTCAATTATTACACGCTGGAAAAACAGCTCGAGCTGCCGCCGGACACCGTCTCTGCCGTCAAGAGCTTCCTTACCAGCAACCTGCTGACCGGCAAGGTCCCGCCGGCCACCATAGATTTGGTGAAAGCCCCCCTGGGCATGGCCAGCATCAGGCTGACGGAAACCGGTGATGTGTCAACGGAGCAGGGCGGCTACGGCAACTTTATGATACCGGCCATTTTCAGCATCCTGCTGGACCTTTCCATTATCTTTTCTTCCAGCTACCTGATTCAGGGCATGGGCGACGAGAAAGAAAACCGCCTCATCGAGGTGCTGCTTTCCTCCGTATCGGCGCGGCAGCTGATAATCGGTAAGGTTTTAGGCCTGGGCGCCGCCGGGCTTTTGCAGGTGGTGGTCTGGATGATTTCTACGCCGCTTATCCTGGGGCTGGCGTCCTCGTCCATCGGCGGGTTCCTCAGCACGCTGAGCATCCCCCCCAGCCTCTTCGTCCTGTTTATCATCTACTTTATCCTGGGGTATCTCCTGTTCGCCATGATTTCCACGGCTATCGGCGCTATCAGCCCCTCCGCCCGTGAGGGTCAGCAAATCGCCACCATCTTCACCCTCAGCGCCGTCTGCCCTCTGTGGTTTTCCTCCACCATCATGCTCTTCCCCAACAGCCCGGCCTGGGTAGCGCTGACCATTTTCCCCCTCACCGCCCCCGTCACCCTGATGCTGCGGCTGGGCTCCACCGCCGTGCCCGCCTGGCAGATAGTCGCCAGTATGGTGGTGCTGGTGGGGTGCATCGCCGGCGGTCTGGTGCTGACCGCCAAGATAGTCCGCACCTACCTGCTGATGTACGGCAAGCGGCCGTCCCTGGGTGAAATCTTCCGCAACCTCCGCACCGGCTAAAGGCCGCCGCCGTTAAACGCTCCGCTTCCCTCTAGTGCTTCCCGTTGCGCCCTATTAGCAGCTCCCGCGCCGTCATCCTGGGCACCTGCCGCACCTCGTTTATCCGGCGCAGCAGCAAAATCACCACCGCCGCCCGCAGCAGGCCGGACAGCGTGAACAGGGTGCGCAGGCGGTAGTCGAGCAGCACCGGCAGGTGGGGCGTGATGTACCCGCCCGCCAGCGCCCCGATGCAGCAGGCAATCATGTCCACGGCGTTGAACACGGCGATTTGCTTGGTGCGGATTTCCGGCAGCGAAGCGTCATAGACGAAGTTGACCGCGGAAAGCCCGTAGCCGGACCAGACGAAGCCGCTGAAGGCGTTGGCGGCCATCAGGTAATAGGCGTTGGTGTTCACCAGCCAGAGCAGCGGGACGAAAGGCAGCAGTATGGATGTAATCTGGATAATCCGGATATTGCCCGCCCGGTCCGCCCGGCTTCCCCAGAAGGGCAGGAACACCAGGTTGGCTATGGTGCCGGTCGAGCTTACCATCACGAACTGCAAATAGCTGAAGTTCAGGTCCCGCAGCATGAAAACGGCGAAAAACGGCGCCGAGACGTTGGTGCACAGGTCGATGAGCGCGATGTACAGCGTGAACTTGCCCAGGGTGGAATTACCCAGGCCCTTGATGAGCTGTACCAGGCCGGGGCTGTCCGCTTTCTCCTGCGCCTGCGCCGGCTCGTACTGGCGGGACAAAAAGTAGAGCGATAGCAGCCGGAAAAACGTCGCCCCCCCGAAGAGTATGGCATAGCCGGTGAAGATATCGCTGTCCGTAAATGCTTGCAGTATCACCCCCGCCAGGAAGAAGAACACCAGAGTGATGAAGCCGGTTATCCGGCCGCGGAAGGCGAAATACCTGCCCCGCAGCTGCTCCGGCACCAGGTCCGCCATCATGCTGCCCCAGGCCGGATTGATGACCGCCCCCAGCACCGAGCTTATGGTCACGAACCCGATAAGCCACCATACCGGTGAATCATGGAAAATATAATGCACCAGCAGGATGGGGATGAACATGATGGCATGCCCGAAGAGCACCGGCAAAATAAAGCCCTTGCGGCTCCCCGCCCGCTCGGATAGGTCCGGCGTCAGCAGCTGGGAGAGCGCCATCATCAGGGACGGCATGCTGGAAAGCAGCCCCACCTGGCTGGTGGTGGCTTTCATCTCCAGCGCCAGCGGCGTGACATAGCTCTGCGTCAGCCCCATCATCGCGGCCCAGGCGCTGCCGTCCAGGACGCTGTATTTTAAGCTCTTTCTGACCTGTTCTTTACGTTGTACCGTATCCAAAGTGATGTCCCTTTTATAAACACGAAAAATGCGCAAAAAAAAGCCTCAGGCGGTTAACGCGCTAAGGCACAACGGCAATAATCGATAGAAAAACAACCGCCTCCGGTTTTTCCTTATACAGCCTGCCTCCCGCTATTTTTTTGCCGCATCATCAATTCATCTTTCTGATTCTTGGTTATTTTTCCGCGCCCGGTCATCAACCGGACGACAATTAACTATCATATACCAAATGTTAAGAAAAAACAATAGGACTGCCCGGCGTTTTTCAGGCAGCCCTACCGTTAATCTTTCTCTATGTTTTTAGCGGGTCGCGCTACGGCTTGGGCGGTTCCGGCGGCCGCTTTATTAGCGGTACCTTTTCCCCCCGCGCTATGGCCGCCCGCGCCCGGGTCATGTCCCCCAGGTCGAACCCCCACCCCTCTTTCAGTGTCCCCGCCCCCAGCATTATCGCCATCTCTATATGGTGGCGCCGTACCTCGTGCCAGATAAGCGGGCCGTGGGCCATGCCCCGCGGGATGAACATCGCGTAGTTGGTATTGAAACGCTTTTCCCCGCCGCCCAGCCCGAAGGTCATATCCGCCCCCAGGTCTTCCGGGTTATCCGGGTCGTTGCCGATGTGCATCACGATTTCATCGAAGTTATCGTGCTTCATCTCCTGGATGGTGTCCGTGATTTTCCATATCCAGCCGAACTCGATGTAGGTCTTGACGCCGGATATCTGGGTCTCGCTCATGTAGGTCATGGTGGGGCTCTGCCGCCCCTGCCCGGATATCGCCCCCGGGGATTCCCGCATCGGGCTGCGTATCACGTACTGCTCGTAGTCGTACGGCGCTTTTTGCGCCGGCTTGGTAGCCGCTTTGCCGCCCTTGCCCCACTCTTTCAGCGGGTCGCCGGTGCCCAGCACCATGAACATCTCCAGGTGCGGCTCCTGGAACTTCTTCCAGGTAAACGGCCCGTGCGGCGTGCCCTTGGGGATGAAGATGCCGGTGGTCGTATTGAAGGTTATCGGCTGCCCGCCGATGTATGCCTCGATTTCCCCGCCCAGCACCTGCGGCTTGGCCGAGTCCCTCCCCCAGTAAATAATAATCTCGTCGTAGTCGTGCGACTGCTCGACGGAATGAGGGTTGGACTCCGGTTTGCCTTTTATCCAGCTTACCTCTACATAGGTATTGGCTTCCGGTACCTGCTTGCGGCTCAGCAAAGTCATGGCGGGACTCTGCCGCCCTTTATAGCCCGCCCCGGACTCGTAAAGGGGCTTGCTTACCACGTATTTCTCGAACTGATCTTTAGCCATGCGTCTTTCCTCCTGAAAACCGGTGGGATTTTTCTTATGATAGTGCATTGCGCCGCACGTGTCAAAGTAGTTCAGGCTTTGCTATAGAGGGCGGCCTGGAAGTAAAAAAACTCCCCCGCCGCGGAACCCAACACGAAACAGCCTGTTTACAACTATTTATGTCAACCTACCCGCGGTTACTGCCGGGGCCAGGCGGAAATAACTCTTTCCCGCCCTAAAACCCGTGGAACGTGGCTATCTTGTCCAGCGGCTCCCGGTCCCGGTGCTCTTTATTGACCGGGTTTTTCTTGTCCTCGTAGCCAATGGCTATCCCCAGCGCGATGAGCTTGTCCGCCGGTATGCCCAGCTCTTTACGGATAATGTCCGGATAGACCACCGCCTGCGCCTGCGCGATTGTTCCCAGCCCGTAGCTGGTGGCCAGCAGCATGATGTTCTGCACCACGGAACCGCAGTCGTACAGCGACCACACGTTGACGCCCTTGGCCTGGTAGACGAAGTTCCTGCCCACCAATAGATAGATGCATACCGGCGCGCCGTAGTGCCGGAAGTTGTCCAGGAAACGGGCTTCCATCTCTTCCCGGGTCATTTCCTTCCGGTCTTTGGGCTGCAAAGCGCGGATACGCCCCATGTAAGGCTCGGGGAACTCGTAGGGGCGGGCGACTTCCGATTGCGGGTCCTGCATCCCTGTCTTGATAAAGCCGTCCTGTATCATCTTGAGCTTCTTCCCCGTCGCCACGGCGAACTCCCAGGGCTGGGTATTCGCCCAGGACGGCGCGCGCAGCGCCGCCTCCATGATTTTCTTCAGCAGGTCCAGCGGCACGGGGTCGGGCTTGAATGCCCGGATGCTTTTTCTGGCCTTAATCGCCTCGATAACGTCCATTTCCGGATCCTCCTTGATTGATGGCTATCCGCTTTCTTTCTTCGGCAATATTTCCGGGTTCTCTTTTGCGTCCCCGGCGCGGTGGAAAATACCGGAAAACAGGTGCGCCGGAAAGACGATAATGCCGACAAATGCTATTACCTGGGCGGTAGTTTCCAAGAAAAACCTTCCCCGTAT is a window encoding:
- a CDS encoding MMPL family transporter, which translates into the protein MFSRFSLFAHKYKYYILAGWVILAALFFFFAPSLEEVGVTDQSQFLPEKTESAHVRDLLTAKFPAYSETSSSTAIIVVYNENGLGQADEARAKDLRDWLISAQKPAAVESVVSVYDNAALRTSLVSADNTTMMLYVGFNTTALDDSAKQAVKEIRQQFTPQDGTRFYLTGSVGFLQDLFESVNKTIARTTQVTIILVIILLLIVYRSPIAAFVPLLAIGASYLVSRGIIGFIADAGVSVSTVTDVFMVVTMFGVGTDYCLFIMSRFRENLGEQDRSKRIVSTMQRIGPIIFASAVTVIIAFLCLSISRLGMTRSSGWALAIGITITLIAGLTLVPALMSIFGRYLFWPSMKPPAPTKQRKYGWAQIGGWISRHPLWISIPIIVLLVLPYIAMPDFTLSANILTQLPKDAEATKGLNTIREHFAMGELSPLTLLIESKDGTLLDDASLRGIEGMAGALSGNQDLARVDTFSAPAARLNASGGQVRALGDTITPAQFDAGGFSSLTSISDSLQALALQYQGITRSPAFTAAMTDLATVTPLLNQVGAAAPAEVPALLSQLQGVVYDLADSLTTLGGEFELQGSGPFVDWLKAAYFSADGTVAKIGLVLNIDPYSDAASEMVPSIRESVAAAVAASTLENVNYYVGGDTAVYADMLQTSETDFTLVIVVTTIGILLVIIILLRSILAPLYMVATVLFNYGAALGITSWILQDIFHYANLINMLPVIVFVLLAAVGADYNIFLVSRIREEAETKPIKEAVHEAVAHTGGVITSCGVILTGTFATLMISSFPMVLEIGTAIAIGVLLDTFVVRALLVPSLVALLGRWSWWPSPLFKKLKKD
- a CDS encoding ATP-binding cassette domain-containing protein, with the translated sequence MNAVEVNHVSKSYADKVAVSDLSFSVGQGEIFGLIGPNGAGKTTTIRMMMDIIKPDSGEVKILGKQLDEAAKNSLGYLPEERGLYKKQRVMDSIVYLASLKGMDPADAAAKASKLLAQMDMLVNQRKKIDELSKGMSQIIQFIVTILHDPPLIILDEPFSGLDPINTELIKTMLIDLRNRGKAVILSLHQMNQVEEMSDRILMVNKGKAVLYGDLAEIKSRYRANAVLLDYEGELGELPGVTEKRQHKGYIELVLDNSATPNQLLERLVASGITINRFEIATPPLNEIFLKVVGDDRE
- a CDS encoding ABC transporter permease, translated to MNKALLIFKHEFRAMLMRKGFIIMTFIVPLIALLGIVGYQIVSRSVTPSEEITRIGYVDGVGGFDQFTTQGKIDLVPFDAPADANKAMGFGDIKGYFVITPDYLTTSFVNYYTLEKQLELPPDTVSAVKSFLTSNLLTGKVPPATIDLVKAPLGMASIRLTETGDVSTEQGGYGNFMIPAIFSILLDLSIIFSSSYLIQGMGDEKENRLIEVLLSSVSARQLIIGKVLGLGAAGLLQVVVWMISTPLILGLASSSIGGFLSTLSIPPSLFVLFIIYFILGYLLFAMISTAIGAISPSAREGQQIATIFTLSAVCPLWFSSTIMLFPNSPAWVALTIFPLTAPVTLMLRLGSTAVPAWQIVASMVVLVGCIAGGLVLTAKIVRTYLLMYGKRPSLGEIFRNLRTG
- a CDS encoding MFS transporter; protein product: MDTVQRKEQVRKSLKYSVLDGSAWAAMMGLTQSYVTPLALEMKATTSQVGLLSSMPSLMMALSQLLTPDLSERAGSRKGFILPVLFGHAIMFIPILLVHYIFHDSPVWWLIGFVTISSVLGAVINPAWGSMMADLVPEQLRGRYFAFRGRITGFITLVFFFLAGVILQAFTDSDIFTGYAILFGGATFFRLLSLYFLSRQYEPAQAQEKADSPGLVQLIKGLGNSTLGKFTLYIALIDLCTNVSAPFFAVFMLRDLNFSYLQFVMVSSTGTIANLVFLPFWGSRADRAGNIRIIQITSILLPFVPLLWLVNTNAYYLMAANAFSGFVWSGYGLSAVNFVYDASLPEIRTKQIAVFNAVDMIACCIGALAGGYITPHLPVLLDYRLRTLFTLSGLLRAAVVILLLRRINEVRQVPRMTARELLIGRNGKH
- a CDS encoding nitroreductase; the protein is MDVIEAIKARKSIRAFKPDPVPLDLLKKIMEAALRAPSWANTQPWEFAVATGKKLKMIQDGFIKTGMQDPQSEVARPYEFPEPYMGRIRALQPKDRKEMTREEMEARFLDNFRHYGAPVCIYLLVGRNFVYQAKGVNVWSLYDCGSVVQNIMLLATSYGLGTIAQAQAVVYPDIIRKELGIPADKLIALGIAIGYEDKKNPVNKEHRDREPLDKIATFHGF